TTCCCTCTTAAGTAAGTTCCTGTCGTAATAACGACTGCTTTCGCCTTGTACTCAGCACCAGTATTTGTTATAACTCCTTTACAAACACCATCTTCAATAATTAGTCGTTCAACCATTCCTTGACGTAATAAAAGATTTTCATTTTCCTCTATTGTTTTCTTCATTTCATGTTGGTAAAGGT
This genomic stretch from Desertibacillus haloalkaliphilus harbors:
- a CDS encoding FAD-dependent oxidoreductase; translated protein: LYQHEMKKTIEENENLLLRQGMVERLIIEDGVCKGVITNTGAEYKAKAVVITTGTYLRGKIIIGDLSYESGPNNMQPSVQLSYHLKELGFEMVRFKTGTPPRVNGSTIDY